One window from the genome of Rhodococcus sp. ABRD24 encodes:
- the trmB gene encoding tRNA (guanosine(46)-N7)-methyltransferase TrmB codes for MVEDVRDNGRVNDADQEAPETPRKDPTADLPESSAESGTSSSSEESRGSRLYPRVTSFRSRRGSLTDPQQDAWDRMWPKIGAEVSDELLDTTAWFGREAPLIIEIGSGTGTATAAMAKAEPHVNLIAVEVYRPGLAQLLQLVDRNDIPNVRVLRGDAVEVLEHMVAPESLTGVRVFFPDPWPKARHHKRRLLQGPTFALIASRLKPGGVLHVATDHAEYAEAIAEAGNAEPLLTELDWESPMTHERPVTKFEDKAHKVGSSITELIWGKIKS; via the coding sequence CTGGTCGAGGACGTACGTGACAATGGTCGGGTGAACGACGCCGATCAGGAAGCGCCCGAGACCCCGCGCAAAGACCCCACCGCCGACCTTCCGGAGAGTTCGGCGGAGTCCGGCACCTCTTCGTCGTCGGAAGAATCGCGGGGCTCACGCTTGTACCCGCGGGTGACGAGTTTCCGCTCACGGCGCGGCTCGCTCACCGACCCGCAGCAGGACGCGTGGGACCGGATGTGGCCGAAGATCGGCGCCGAGGTGAGCGACGAACTGCTCGACACCACCGCCTGGTTCGGCCGCGAGGCGCCCCTGATCATCGAGATCGGCTCCGGCACTGGAACGGCGACCGCCGCGATGGCGAAGGCCGAGCCGCACGTGAACCTGATCGCCGTCGAGGTGTACCGCCCCGGACTGGCCCAGCTGCTGCAACTCGTCGATCGAAACGACATCCCGAACGTGCGGGTCCTGCGCGGCGACGCCGTCGAGGTGCTCGAGCACATGGTGGCTCCCGAATCGCTGACCGGTGTGCGGGTGTTCTTCCCGGACCCGTGGCCCAAGGCCCGGCACCACAAGCGCCGGCTGCTGCAAGGACCGACCTTCGCGCTGATCGCGAGCCGGCTCAAGCCCGGCGGTGTGCTGCACGTCGCAACCGACCACGCCGAGTACGCCGAGGCGATCGCGGAGGCCGGCAACGCTGAGCCACTGCTCACCGAGCTCGACTGGGAGTCACCGATGACGCATGAGCGTCCGGTGACGAAGTTCGAGGACAAAGCGCACAAGGTGGGAAGCTCCATCACCGAACTCATCTGGGGGAAGATCAAATCATGA